DNA sequence from the Candidatus Brocadia sp. genome:
TGGTTGGTGGATTGAGGGGCACATTGAGGGAATTACCGGGTGGTCTATTGGTCCCAAGCCATTAGAATCGTCTCTTACAAATGTTAACGATATGACAGACGCTGAGGATTTGTATAACAAATTGGAAAATATCATTATTCCGATGTATTATAAAGACAAAAATCAGTGGATAAAGATTATGAAAAATTCTATTGGTAAAATTGCATATTATTTTAATACCCATCGCATGATGCGCCGGTATGTGACTGAAGCCTATATAAGATAGATGGAAGTGTTCAGTTAACAGTAGTCAGCATTCAATTTGCCGTCACCACTCCCGATCGTTTGCAGATAAACGTATGCAAAAAAATTCCCGAAAAATTAAAGCAATCATCCTTGATCTGGATGATACCCTTTATGACTGCAGCGGTACACTTGTATTACGGGGTCGAAGGCAGGTTGCTAAAACGATTGCCAGGATAATCAACTGCTCTGAAGACGAAGCATATAACCTGCAATTGAAAATGGAGAAAACGTATGGAAAGAAAGATAGCATCTACGAAAATATTGTATCACATTACAATCTTCCATATGCATACGCAAAAGAATTGTTAGAAGAATTTATTCATGTAGATATCTCCAATATTACCCTCTTTTCTGGCGTAACAGACGCCCTGATACAACTGAAAGTGCAAGGCTACAAACTCATTCTCGTTACTTCCGGGGAGAAACAAATACAAAGAACGAAGATCGATCTGCTGGGTTTAAATAACGGTTACTTTGATGAGATTCTGATTACGGATAGAAATAATGGACAGGCAAAAAAGGATTGCTTCCGGGAAATCATGCAGCGACATAATTTGAATCCTGAAGAAATTATCTGCGTGGGAGATAAGATAGATGATGAATTAACCGCTAGCAAGTCCTTGGGGATGATTACAGTGATGTTGAAACACGGAAGACATTTTGAAGCATATCTAGAAGAGCCTTCTAAATACATCAAACCTGATTATTCTATCAAACATATTAAAGACCTTTTAGAATTAAAAATCATGAATTGTTTACCTATTTAGCGTATTTTAAGGAGACCTATTACTACACTACCATCCCAATAATGACTCCTTCAAATACGAGTTTTCCATTTACCACACCTTGAGTATCAAAGACGGCCCTGCGTGAACGCAATTCCTTGTTTTTTGCAATGAGAATAAGTTTGTCGCCAGGGATAACTTTTCCACGGAATTTTACTTTATCGATACCACCAAAGCCAAGGAAGCGGTCGTCCTGTGTGGTTTTTTTGTAATAATAGGTACATAACTGTGCGGCCGCTTCAAGCATAATTACCCCAGGCATCAGGGGACGGCCAGGAATGTGTCCCTGCACCCAAAATTCACTATTCGAAATGTCTTTATAACCTATTATAATTTTATTTTCAGGATCAAATTTTATAATGCCGCTCAATTGTTCCATCTCATATCGGTGCGGTATGACGGCACGAATAGCCTCGATACCCACTGTCGGTTTATTTAAATCCAAATTGTTTAAATCAGTTAAAATGTCCTGTGGCATATGATACACGAGAAAATTATTTGTAAAAACCGGCAAATAAAGCACACTATTTTGTTTGATTCAAAATATTAATAATGATTCGTTATCGTGTCAATGAAAATCTCATAGAGCAAGAAAAACATTCAGCAAAAAATATAATTGACAACTACAATATATTTTGATATAAAACTTAACAGTGTCTGTTTTGGAGAAAAATTCTTGGTGGCCTCGTGGGTAGCATTTAGTTTTTTGCAATGTTTGCAACAAGGAGGTGATGCTAGTGAAAAAATTATATGTTTCACTTATGGTATTTGGTACGCTAACGTTTGGAATCGGCTTAGTAAATGTACCGACTCTTATAAAATCAGTAATTGCTGGTACATGCCAGTGCTCGGAAGGTTGCCCGTGCGGTCATTGTTTAAACAAAGCCAAGGATTGTTGTTGCAAATAATTAAGTACCGTACACAAGCTCATTACCTTAAATGATCCGAAAGGAGATTGAAAATGTTAAAGAAGATTGGTATTACGATGGCTTTTGTGGGTGCATTAATGATCGGTGCATGTGTCACTACAATTTACGCTGCGCCTTGTGGTTGCCCAGAAGATATAAAGTGTAAAGAGGGTTGTGAAAAGGGGAAAACGGATCCTTGTATTTGTAAACACTAAGAATCCTAAAATTTTTAATTTAATGGTTTTATAACTCAAAAAGCGCCTTATATGATAAGGCGCTTTTTGATTTTCATCGTTTAAGGAATACAATGCAATGAATACTTTTATGGCAAAAAAAGAGAATGTGAAAAGAAATTGGTACATAGTAGACGCCAACGATAAAATATTGGGGCGAATGTTAACCACAGTTTCCAGGGTTCTTCAAGGTAAGCATAAACCTGAATATACGCCTCACGTTGACGTAGGGGATTTTGTTATTATTACCAATGCGAGTAAGGTAAAGCTTACTGGGAAAAAGATGCAGGAGAAGGTTCACTATTATGTCACTGGTTTTCAAAGTGGTCTGCGAAAACGAATGGTTGGGAAAACCTTGGAAACTGCGCCAGAAAAGATACTTAGCCGATCAGTAAGAAGAATGTTGCCCAGATCGAGGCTGGGAAAGGATATGTTGAGAAAATTAAAGATTTATGCAGGTGCAGAGCATCCGCATCAGGCACAACAACCCAAAGAGTTGGTTATTCGTAATTAATTCAAGGAGGAGAAAGTGGCAGAAGAACAATATATATGGGGTACAGGCAGGCGTAAATCATCTATTGCAAGGGTAAGAATAAAAAAGGGATTGGGGAAAATCCTGGTCAATAATAAGGATCTGGACACTTACTTTCCTATAGACCGGGAGAGAGGTATGGTACAGGTTCCCCTGAAGACCACGAAAACATTAGGGGAATTTGACGTATTGATAACCGTACAGGGAGGAGGTTTAACCGGACAGGCAGGTGCAATATCCCTTGGCATTGCACGTGCGCTTTCCAAATCGGACCCTTCCTTTATTGATAGTTTGCGTGAGGGTGGTTTCTTAACAAGAGACAGCAGAATGAAAGAACGGAAAAAATATGGCAAAAAGGGAGCAAGAAAGAGCTTCCAGTGGACAAAACGATAATTTTTTGTTTTCCGTATTCACTTAGTTTTTTGAAAAATCTCAATAAAGTTAAGGTTGCAGACCCTATACGAATAGGGTATTTTCCCTGTACCAGACCATCATAAATCCTCAGATGTCGGGCAAGTATCCCCGATTGACACCATCGCGATGATCGTGGAGCTTGCCTAGAGAGGGGATTTTTCACCCCTCTCTAATTGGTTATTCTTCAAAACCCTACCTTTTTAGTATATTCCTTATCTGAATTTCCTTATCCCATCTCAGATTATAGATATCCCCCATTTTAACATTGGCAGGATAAATGTTGCCCACCCAGTCGGGAAAAGGAAGGCCTGATGTCCATACTTTGATCTATCGAAAACCTTTTCGTTTAAACTTGCTATATTCTATGCGGAAACAGCGCTATTTAAGAGTTGTTGCTTATGCTCCCTATCTTCGCCGAGAGCAAGATATTCCCTTGCAAAATCTGCAACCATTTCAGAAATCTTTTCTCTTTTTCTTTCCTTCAATTTTCCCCCCGGTGTTTAAGACTATAGTGAGCGTCTTAAAGAAGTTGATATTATTATCACTTCATGTCATTCCCACGCAAGTGGGAATCCAGAAGAATAGCAGAAAGACTGGATTCCTGCTTTCGCAGGAATGACAACTTACTTTTGTCGTTGACTATAACTGTTGTCGGTTCCTTTTATTTCTTTTTGATTCTAAAATTGCTATTTTACATAGCATAGGCAAATTCTAAAATCCCCCGCTTCCCTCTCACTACACTGCTCAATTTGGTGGCGGTTTCTCATTGTGGCTAGTAACTCCAATTCTCGTGGCGCAAAGGACTTTTATTCAACTCCTCTTTGTAAAATCTCCACTTTAGCAAATACGTATCCATGTAGGCGATAAATCTTTCATTATGATGACGTTCTAACAGATGCACCATTTCATGCACAATGATATATTCAATACATTCTTTTGATTTTTTGGCCAGTTCAAGATTTAACCAGATCCTTTTTGCCTCTCTGTTACACGTACCCCATTTCGTCTTCATCTTTTTTATGGCATACTCAACACCGTCCAGTCTCATCTTTTTCTTCCAACAAGCAATATATTCGGGAACAATTTCCTTCAGTTTCTGGCGATACCATTCTTCCAAAACAACCCGTTTTTTTTCTATGCTTGCGCCAGGTCTTACATACAATTCAAGAACGCTGTGCTTTAATATAACTTTTGGAGCAGCGTTATGCTCAAAAACTTTCAGCAGGTATCGCTTGCCCAGATAGTAATGACTTTCCTGTGTTAAAAATTCCCTTGGGGTTTCTCGTTCCTGACTGAGCAGTTTTTGCTGCTGTTTCTTTATCCAACTTAATTTTGATAGAGC
Encoded proteins:
- the rpsI gene encoding 30S ribosomal protein S9 yields the protein MAEEQYIWGTGRRKSSIARVRIKKGLGKILVNNKDLDTYFPIDRERGMVQVPLKTTKTLGEFDVLITVQGGGLTGQAGAISLGIARALSKSDPSFIDSLREGGFLTRDSRMKERKKYGKKGARKSFQWTKR
- a CDS encoding beta-hydroxyacyl-ACP dehydratase, translated to MPQDILTDLNNLDLNKPTVGIEAIRAVIPHRYEMEQLSGIIKFDPENKIIIGYKDISNSEFWVQGHIPGRPLMPGVIMLEAAAQLCTYYYKKTTQDDRFLGFGGIDKVKFRGKVIPGDKLILIAKNKELRSRRAVFDTQGVVNGKLVFEGVIIGMVV
- a CDS encoding HAD family hydrolase — encoded protein: MQKNSRKIKAIILDLDDTLYDCSGTLVLRGRRQVAKTIARIINCSEDEAYNLQLKMEKTYGKKDSIYENIVSHYNLPYAYAKELLEEFIHVDISNITLFSGVTDALIQLKVQGYKLILVTSGEKQIQRTKIDLLGLNNGYFDEILITDRNNGQAKKDCFREIMQRHNLNPEEIICVGDKIDDELTASKSLGMITVMLKHGRHFEAYLEEPSKYIKPDYSIKHIKDLLELKIMNCLPI
- a CDS encoding M48 family peptidase, with the protein product MQQIQLSNLPIDVIQKDIKNIHLGVYPPIGRVRISAPLRMDLETIRVFALSKLSWIKKQQQKLLSQERETPREFLTQESHYYLGKRYLLKVFEHNAAPKVILKHSVLELYVRPGASIEKKRVVLEEWYRQKLKEIVPEYIACWKKKMRLDGVEYAIKKMKTKWGTCNREAKRIWLNLELAKKSKECIEYIIVHEMVHLLERHHNERFIAYMDTYLLKWRFYKEELNKSPLRHENWSY
- the rplM gene encoding 50S ribosomal protein L13; the encoded protein is MNTFMAKKENVKRNWYIVDANDKILGRMLTTVSRVLQGKHKPEYTPHVDVGDFVIITNASKVKLTGKKMQEKVHYYVTGFQSGLRKRMVGKTLETAPEKILSRSVRRMLPRSRLGKDMLRKLKIYAGAEHPHQAQQPKELVIRN